In the genome of Silurus meridionalis isolate SWU-2019-XX chromosome 17, ASM1480568v1, whole genome shotgun sequence, the window TAATATTTTCCCATTTCATgcaaagtttctttcttttctataaaatgtgctagaaaaaaaataaggttgAATTTGCTACAATTGCTGAACTTTCCTGTACATAACACtgaattaaatgtatttgtttgttgttttcacTCTTAGCCAATGAGTGCTGCACTGAAGGACAGATTAAAAAGAGCACGCCGTTCTTTTACATCCCCACTCAGTGTGGTTAAACGCCTTAAAATTGATGAGGCCGAGTTCCCACAGGCTTCAAACCAGGAGATGACCCTGGGTGACGAGGCTTTCATTGATGTCAACAAAAATGAGAGCAGAAGAAAAGACCTCCTGGGGAGCCTGGGGTCAGATTGCTCTCAGCTCTCGCAGTGTGAATTACTTCAGCTTCAGGAGAAATTAAAGAAAGACATTAAGGAGAAATCTGAAACTTTGCGGAGGCTTAAGATGGTCAAAATGTACAGAAAGAAGGTAAAGATGCGTATTAATAGTTTTGTATTTACTGTCATTACTTTTGAGAAAGATTTCATCACTTACAAAGCCTGTTTTTCCTCACATTATTAGAATGACCTGAAACAGCTGCAAGGACTGACTGATAAATGGAGACAATGTGCCCAAGCAGCACTGTATGAACTACAGACAGAACTGCCTACAGATGGTCAGAAAGCCAGTCTCTCCCAGCTCATTGACCACTTCGGACTGGAGGACAGTATACTTCACTTCAACAGAGCAGAGGAGGAATTCACAGACAGCTGaaatagtaaaaatgtattgtttatgtTAGTCATCATCAGATTTCAAGGTTTCTCACTGTTGAAATCCTTTTTTGCTACCCTTCATTAGGCCCCAATGAATACTGAAGAAAGTTACTGAAAATTGTCCCTGATTGTGATTTTGTTTAAACTAAATATGAGGAGATTGAACTTGTTAGATTTATTTGGTTGTTTTGCACTTTGTGGCATGTTTCTCTCCATGTCCTAACATCATtttgaatattgaatattttttgcCTGTTCTATATTTCGATAAAACTtgtaaataaagttaaataatattttttcactTGCATACATACAATATTTCAGTATATCAACTACTTAACCTTCTCTACATATTATTTGTAATCTTTTTGTTGCATTGCACTTTTTCAGTTCCCCTCAGCACCCATTAATGTCCAAATATTATGTGGGCTGTCGAAGTTTTATGAGTGCAGCAGAGACAatcatttatttcatgtttCTTCTAATGATGGGAAATGAGcgattaaatgatttatttagttCGTTTGAGTTCTTTCatcagaaataatataaaatgttaaatttttaataCGGTATGCCGATCCCCCAATTTGTCTTCATACACAAACTTTGACTATAGTACTCGACTCCcattattattgtaacaataatgtcaaaatCCAGGCCAAAAAAACGGATCTGTTGAACAATGAAAACATCCTTTCGTGGTTTCATGCCAGATGAATGTATGGGAAATTTTACAGCAAAATCTTAGACAGCACTTTCCACCACAATCACCAAAATAACAAAAGCTACTCAgttacagtaaatgtaatttattactttCCACATCCTTTCATGTCTATTTCTACCTTCTGCACGTCATTACTCACTGAGTAGCTGTACATAGCACCTATATTGTCTATTCTGTCATAagatttactgtacattttataccctcaaccctcattctgaacactggcatcccacagggctgtgttctgagcccactactctactccctgttcacccacgattgtgctcctctgtataactcaaACATCTttatcaagtatgcagatgacaccatcgtggtcggccagatcgacgacaacaacaacgaatcagcctacagggaagagatccgtaatctggcagcatggtgtgccaacaacaacctgaccctcaacgccacaaagactaaagagctcattgtagactttcggaaatccaacagcaggagacatctaccagtcaacattaatggaactgaggtagagcgagtctccagctttacattcctgggagttcacatctctttgtcatggcagcagaacacttcagccccggttaaaaaagcacaacagcgcctgtacttcttgagaagtctcaaggagtttctaccgctgcatcatcgagagcatcctgaccaactccattaCTGTTTGGtatggaggctccactgtgtgtgaacgtaaagccctgcaaaggtcAAAACTGCACAATGCATTACTGGCACccactacctgccattgaacaccttcaccacagcagatgtctgtgcagagctcacaacattattaaggactcttcacatcccagtcataaactgtttaacctcctttcatcaagaaggagatacaggaacttacgcaccagaaccagcaggttcagggacagctttttccatccaccatcacaccactgaactctacactacaccgctagatcactacaaaacaaaacaaacacaaaacaaacactgtatataacctctgtactatacatgtacatattacaaagtatatattttttactcctcattacatctgcactatttttatctaCGTATCTTTATATCCCTACTGTgaattctgcccaacatttcaataatttgtgtatataaagtgtgtatatatatatatatatatatatatatatatatatatatatatatatatatatatatagtaaactgtttattcagcttgctaacttcttaaatgccataatcttataaCCTTTTACTTCGTTtttgcttacatatatatcacctgctgtaaatatgctacatatttatctgcacttttgcacgattgctacattttgcacttctggtagatgccaaactgcatttcattgctgtgtacctgtacaatgcaatgacaataaagatcgatcgatcgatatatctatctatacatttttttctttattttaatacataatatagACTAAAGGTTTTGGACACTTGAAAATCAGTTTCCTGTGTGATCTTTTAACATCCTATTTAGTCAGCATTTGCTAATAAGCTCCATTTTTCTGGGCAAATATTCccctagattttggagtgtgtttgtggaaatttgtgctcgtttttagtaaagtcaggtactgatgtagagtgaggaggcctggggtgcagtcagtgttgatcccaaagctgttcagtaaagttgaggtcagagctcaggaTCTTCCCCTCCTAGTTCAAAAAACGAAGGCAACCAAAAACATCATATACAACTGTGTTCCTCCAACTCTGTGATAACCTTCTGGGGAGTAACCacttatgacaaaaaaaagtcacttgttccttttgtccatttagtgtctTGCTGTCatatgtgtgtactgtatgtactgaCTGTATGTTAAATCTCATTTCAACATTTTAACAGTCTCACGTCATTTCGCTAATGATTAATCTAATGATTTGTGTTCATGAACACgaatttctctcttttcttgtgTCACTCAGCATGACTGCCTCCACCTGGCTCCATCTCCATAGCAACGGAGGCAGATGATtatgggtaatgctgacagaaatgccaaaAGTTATATCAATTCCTCATTTTTATCAGAGaaaaaggcagaaaatataCGTTATGTTAATTgtggttatactgtaataaatgtgtctctaattaacgcagtctccttaattaaccgggataatatatttactgtattttgacggGAAGGAACCACTGAGgatggtttataatagcgagTAGCTTActgaatataaagaaataaaaacaagaataaagtcCCCTGATTAAATGTTAAGTAATAGTGCTTGAAGCTTAAACAATCAATAACAAAtgatagaaaaaaacaatacagcgtctgtggtatccagtggcagaaagaaaactttggccGGAGGCACCAAAAAAAGACTTgatattgaaatacattacatagaaatTCGTCCTCagtgacacgaaaaaaaaagggaaattcgtgtctatgaacacgaatcaatagattaaatTTCGTGGCTATATCACGAAATGCCGTAAGACTGGGCTGCTCATTTTGTTTCTGcttgttttacagaaataaacaggtCTTGACTCTATACCAGTAGATGGCAGTAATGCTTTACTCTGCAGCTTGAAAACTCACGAAGAAAAGGACGAACCGAGACAGGGggtttgtgattttatttatttttattacaaatgctCAACAAATATTTAGCGACTTTATTTGATCTTAATTTGACTTTGGAACATACGCAGAAGTCAGCGTGATAAAGCCTGATATTAGTAAATACAGTCCGTGGCAGTATTTTGACTGTTGCTAATGAATGCTAATAAGTCTGAGCACTGTATCTTGTTTATAATCAAACTGAAACTGTAGtcagtaaaataaagaaacaaactatAAGTTATTGGCAACAAAGTATGAAGACaagttattaattataataatatggaCTAACAAACAGGTTAAAATGTGTTCTTCTGAGAAACACATTTTGGGAGAAGAGGCAATGAGATAATGTGGTGCTCCTAAAACTACATAAATGTAAGTTTTGATCCATGATGTTTGTGTGATTGTATTttctataaacaaaacaaaatgttttctaaagATGTATGAGAATAGACGTGGAAGAAGTTGCTGGATTGTGCAATTCGCAATGTTCTGTTAGATAACCTATCTGCCACAGCAGGGCCCATGAtggaggcccttaacccacaaTTGCTCAGCTGTGTAACTGTAagatgctctggataagggcatctaccaaatgccataaatgtttaCACCTTATTTCTTGAATACAGTAGCTCCTGGTTGGGGAAAGCATGGTGGTGAACCTCTGCCTGCCACACTTTAAAACCACGGCTCACTGCAATAAGGTCGGTCAAAGCTCCTGACACTAACATGTAGTATTTATACTCTATTTTAAACAACTTACAATTCACACTAACTTCTAATCAATTCAACTTTTTCCACACTGGTTGGTGTCAATATACAGACTTTTGCACTAAAAATCTCCCCTTTATcatgaatgttttttgttcatttatgttgttttatgttgcacCTCTGTCTTTGGGGGAACTCTCTTTCGTTTCACTGTGCACTTTTATGGTTGGATTGACAATAAAAGCCGACTTGACTCGACTTGCCctaacagctttacacattcTTGGCATACGGActgttcgtttctccaaacatttagctgaaatacttttccGTGTCTCTTGTGAATATTTTTATAAGGCTATTTAATAAGgctattaaatataaaggctatttctttttttcttcttcttttttttgactttgcgatccagttcatcccagagcagttcaataatATTTGGACAATGGGTCCAGTGATTTgtcaggccattccatgatagatagtCACTCTGTAAAAGGGCttcataattttaaatgtaagtaTGGAACTGTAGCACTGTTGGTTCAGTGTTTCTTTcccctggaataagtctccaatcTTGGCTACCCCAAAACAACCCCTTCAGTCTTTTTTCTTAATCCTGATTCTCATCAAATATAAAACCATTCCAATTGAGTAAGctaaaaatagatttatttttaaccattAGTATTCCTTATCTAACACCCGAGAAAAAAGTTCTAGAATAAGTCTTGTAAAAAACATGTCAATAACTGGTGCAGTCCTTCATCAGATGTCGATTAACTTTCAATCACATCACATCTGACAGAAGTGTCAtctcaaatgttttttaatacacTCGTTTTTATAGAAAGAGCTTGTTCACAGGGATTTGTGGGTTTCTGTAACGTTTTGGAAGGAGGCTCGAGTGTCAActctttgtaacagtcagtagGTTTTTCACCACAAGAGAGAGACTTTCTTGGTGTCAGGAcaagctctgttttttttttcttttactgagagtgtgtgttgaaAACGACGCTGGAAAGTGATCGGcgttaaatacaaatataaacgcTTCAGAAACATGgccttgtttattaataaattacaaatgatAATTGTTGGCAACTTGCTTTGGTATAGGTAGAATACACGCTATCGGTCTGCTGTGATTTTATCTGAGGAAGCATTTTAATGACAACTTGTAGTTGAATCAGAATcctttattgatcccatagggaaattgttttttctctttatatcctCATATATAGTTTGTCATtgcaatattatttatatatttaaatacatattcacATTCAGCATTTTCCATTATATGCTTccttttcatttcatgtttataaaaaaaggtacaattttatttacattttttatttcatgtttattctTGGAAGTaggtggagtgtgtgggtgaTATTGTCTTTGCTGAATATATtatgttcttttctttagcaTATGAATGCAACAGAAGTTTACCATATGTATCCTCCAGGCTCAGAAATCTAACCTGccattttcttctccttctctctttaaAGTTATGTGCAGATGGATATGATGTTTCCAATCTTCTGTCTGCGGACCCAGCAGCTTTGCGGCGAGGTTACAGGCTGGAGTATTTCCTCCGTCCTCCACTGCATGTAACTCTGCACTTTCAAGTGAGGGTTGAGTTATACCGTGTAGATGTTGAACTTTTGCCCTGCTGTGGTGCCTCTAGGAAGCTTGAGATTTTTACCTGCCCTGAGGTAAAAACTGCTGAAACCTCTGGAAATGATCACGAGAGAGAAGAGTTTAAGCTTGTGGGCCGCTGTGAGCTGAGAGAGGAGGTGCTTACCTGTTTCAAGCATCCAAATTTTAAACATCGAGCTCCCTTCCCTGAGTGCCCACCCGACCCTCCAGCCCATGCAAAACAGCAGGAGCTCTGGAGCCGGGGATTTCAGTCACTTAGCTCAGTCGCCCAACTTCGTATCACTATCCCCTACGTTGGGGCTTCTTCGGTTTTGGGAATCAAGTCCCTGGCTGTATGGGGTGTCCCTGCTCGGTGCTGTTCTTTTTCAGAACTGGAACTCTTTCAGAAGGCCCACTTTAACAGCTTGAAACCAAAGTGTTCTattttttcaaatctttcaCAAGTTTCTACCTCAGTCACATCTCCTAGACCAAACAATACTTCGTTAGAAACCACGATTCCTGAGGAGTTTTATGACCCTTTGACTCAGGAGCTTATGGTTCTGCCCATGATCTTGCCCAGTGGGATGGTTGTGGATAATAGCACCTTGGAGGAGTATGAAAAACAGGAAGCTGCTTGGGGACGGATGCCTAATGACCCTTTCACTGGTGTACCTTTTACAAAAGACTCGAAACCGCTTCCTAACCCTCATCTTAAGAATCGCATTGACAGCCTGCTGCTGCAGACTGGCCACATAGGAATCAGAACCAAGAACAGCCTACTGAACAAACCCCAACCTTCCAGACTCCTCTGTGCATCAGGGCCTCCACCTGACCTTTTTGGTGTTCAGAGCTCACATGCTAAGGCACAAGCCCAGCAGGTTTGCTCAGTGACAACTGAGTGCACAGAGATGCTACAAAAACACACtatcaataaagaaaaaaaattgagtaCACTAACTAATAGTCAGTCCAGAAGTTTTGAAGATGGACAACGGTCAGTACTGGAGTCGTCTTCTGGAACCTGTGGTTTTGGAAGCATGAACTCAAAGCAgtcaaataaaaggaaatatcAGTCAAACTTTTCTTCAGCTAGTAAACATTTGGACATTGTGTTTCCTTTGACCAAAATGCCAAGGACAGATACAGGCATCACTCTTTCCACAGGTTAGTAATGCGCAGTTATAATTAAACTAATGACACTTACTTATTGTCTTCTTCCTCTTAAATGTTTGCTTTCTAATTTCTTTCAGAAACAGACTCTCATGAAGAGCGTCTGTCTCAGAGTTTAGACCAGGCATTAAGTTCTGCTCTGCTTGGTTTACCAACATATACCTCTCAAAGCAGCCTCGAGCCAAACAGCACAGGAAGTAAGAGTCAACGACAGAAATACATGAGAATTCTTCTTTGTGTGAGAGGCATTAaacttaattaatttaatgGTTTCTGTTTCCTCTCCAGGTCAAGACAGATGTGGGTCATGCTCTTGTTCCTTGTCTATTTACTCTCCAAGCGCCTTGGTGTACTCTCTTCCCTGTGGGCACCTGCTGTGTCGACAGTGTCTGCAGCGTGAACACACGTCGAGGTCACAGAGACTGCCGATTACATGCCCTACATGTCAAGCACGTGCTTCACCCAGAACAATCACAAGGGTGCATCATTAAGCATCATTTACTGCTGCTTAAAAAACTCTGTGGTATTATGTCTGTCATATGTTCTCACAGACACAATATGCTACTACCAACAACAGCAAGACGAAATTGTTActgaatgtgcttttttttcttttgtctgtaATAAACTTTCTTGGAAAATGAAGGTACTTAAGGGTCTCAGAGTATTTAGAAGTGTGGAAGTATGACTAATCaatgtaaaaggaaaatgaCATTTGTTGAATTATGATTGGATCAGTGGCTTTGATGCTCAAATGAGTGGTGTGTTGGCACTTACACGTGAAACCTTTTCATTTATTCCACAAATAGCAAGGAGACACTATAAAAACTACTCAAATACATAACATTCAACACACCAGCATTCTTTGGCCAtgtcaaataataatacatgatgTATTTAATCAGTCTTTGGGTCATTATTTCTTTGGAATTAGCTTGATGTGAATACATAAACTACACCAACCAGGCAAAAACTTATGACAATAACATTATACCCAGTGTGTGAATAACACTGCTTAtccttcatcatggcacctgttaatgggAGGGATATATTAGACTGCCAGTGAACactttgtcctcaaagttggtGTGTTAGGAAAAATTGACAAGTTTTGAGGGACTTTGACATGGGTGAAATTGTTTGACAGGGACATGGGCAGCCAAGGTTCAtagatgcacatggggagcgaaggctggtccatgtggtccgatccaacagatgaactcctgtagctcaaattgctaaagaagttaatgctgttcatGCTGTACGGGTCAGGAGTGTTTTGCCATcaggcaggtggccataattGTTATACCTGatctgtgtataaatatatatttaatgaccCTTCTGACATTTTGTACTAATCAACAGTAAGATTCCAAAACTCTGCGGAAACCTAGTCTTGTTAAATAGCCTCACTTTCCATGATGACAAGTATGTTAACTGACACCTCCACAACAATTCAAGAGTTCATATCAAAATAAActtccaaatatatatattgcatcaGATATTCTCCTTTTTGTCGCATGCCACCTGCATGTCGATGAATTCTTTGACAATATTATCCTAAATTGTTGCTTTATTCTGTTTTGAATGCAGAACcatttctgttgttttcttcCTAACCATATGTTGTGCATATGAATAAAATCGGTCAGATTTGAAAGTTTAACCTTTGTCCTCCCCCTACCTCTACCTATTGTCTCTAATcctcctgtctttctttttctctcattctacACACCTTTAATGCCAAGTTAGTTTGAGTTAAATATGTATATCGTTCCCTTTGTATTAACCTGCTGATAATTTAGAAGTTAGTGAGCAATGAGATgcaaaagttttgttttatttacatttctttgtttttcaggAAAGAACGCTGAAGTTCAGTCCTCTGCTCTAACAGATGAATTACAACTGGATCTTTTCTACACTGTAGTGCCTTCTCCAGTCTCACTCACTGTATTTctaatttcacactttttcagtATCTACATCGTTTGGATGATCAAACAACCCAACCCAGAAATTCTAGCCATGTATTTTTTCTCATGCATTAgcaacatttattatataaggTAATAATCAGCCCGACAAAATCCATCCTACTGAGTGATAAACAGCATTTACAGAGACCGTGGGTGGGAATATATTGAATGTTCTGACGTGTGGTTATAGCATCAGTGTCGAGAAGTAAAGTGCAGTATAAAAGAGTTGCTGCAGGACACCGCTCGTTGTGGAAACAGCACACAGTCAGCAGGAGGACATGCGCGGCTCTTTACTCGCGGTGCGCGTGCTGTTCCTGCTGTCGCTCTCCTGCGCGTGCTACATCCAGAACTGCCCACGCGGGGGGAAGCGCGCCTCCGCCGATCCACCTCTCCGACAGGCAAGTAGCACTGAACATGCACTGCACTCATGCAATAACTCCCCAATCCTATAGCAACAaatgactaataataataataataataataataataataataataatattaatttcaaatttcaagttttatttgacATGTACAGATgtcagacaaacacaaacaaaacttgaaaattgaaataataataataatattaataataataataataat includes:
- the sfr1 gene encoding swi5-dependent recombination DNA repair protein 1 homolog, whose amino-acid sequence is MDKTPQRNALENETPEPSGPSVDKPMSAALKDRLKRARRSFTSPLSVVKRLKIDEAEFPQASNQEMTLGDEAFIDVNKNESRRKDLLGSLGSDCSQLSQCELLQLQEKLKKDIKEKSETLRRLKMVKMYRKKNDLKQLQGLTDKWRQCAQAALYELQTELPTDGQKASLSQLIDHFGLEDSILHFNRAEEEFTDS
- the ubox5 gene encoding RING finger protein 37, which translates into the protein MVVNLCLPHFKTTAHCNKLCADGYDVSNLLSADPAALRRGYRLEYFLRPPLHVTLHFQVRVELYRVDVELLPCCGASRKLEIFTCPEVKTAETSGNDHEREEFKLVGRCELREEVLTCFKHPNFKHRAPFPECPPDPPAHAKQQELWSRGFQSLSSVAQLRITIPYVGASSVLGIKSLAVWGVPARCCSFSELELFQKAHFNSLKPKCSIFSNLSQVSTSVTSPRPNNTSLETTIPEEFYDPLTQELMVLPMILPSGMVVDNSTLEEYEKQEAAWGRMPNDPFTGVPFTKDSKPLPNPHLKNRIDSLLLQTGHIGIRTKNSLLNKPQPSRLLCASGPPPDLFGVQSSHAKAQAQQVCSVTTECTEMLQKHTINKEKKLSTLTNSQSRSFEDGQRSVLESSSGTCGFGSMNSKQSNKRKYQSNFSSASKHLDIVFPLTKMPRTDTGITLSTETDSHEERLSQSLDQALSSALLGLPTYTSQSSLEPNSTGSQDRCGSCSCSLSIYSPSALVYSLPCGHLLCRQCLQREHTSRSQRLPITCPTCQARASPRTITRVHH